From the Solanum stenotomum isolate F172 unplaced genomic scaffold, ASM1918654v1 scaffold29327, whole genome shotgun sequence genome, one window contains:
- the LOC125851742 gene encoding G-type lectin S-receptor-like serine/threonine-protein kinase SD2-5: protein MIAEQRLYFPHVLFIIYLQFSFRFASSQISWYLNGSYLNSTAGLSTSWTNRPFWFDAQSTYGLSLLTPILLSGINGNKYHFCGFYCNSQSVECLLRIFFAFPDSSSTDNKFMDPQLVWSANRDRPVNANATLQLGKDGNLVLADSDGTFVWSTNTTGKSVSGLNMTETGNLVLFDKANRTVWQSFDHPTDSLLPGQSLVSGRKLIASVSATNWSQSLLSLTIINGSWATYIKSDPPQFYYASSNPDTSTYFSFDGQTLTVQQNPPKSPAQFMKLGPDGHLWVYQWDENALDWKVISDVLFNVHAENCGYPMVCGRYGICTSNGKCSCPPERNFFRPLDERKIDVGCVQLTSIYCNSSQYHSYVELKNTTYFSFEFSDSGILSFEGKKLEDCKGACLRNCSCKAVVFRYDLDGATTGSCVLLNEVFSLIDTEDGMDKRVFLKVQNSSNTQNQSQTISEGKKSRPHIVIIGSTLAAFFGIMFSITAFFVIFKKRTKDSRKDGGFLDLEPIFPGMLTRFSYNELRTITEDFSRKLGEGGFGSVYEGTLSNGTKIAVKRLDGLGHVMESFLTEVNIVGGIHHVNLVKLIGFCAEKTQRLLIYEHMVNGSLDRWIYHKNEENGLRWHTRQRIITDIAKGLAYLHDECSQKIIHLDIKPQNILLDKNFNAKISDFGLSKLIDKDESKVVTRMRGTPGYLAPEWLRSVITEKVDVYAFGIVLLELLCGRKNLDRSQADEDVHLLSVFERKSEQQQLMDIVDKNNEDMQIHKEAVTEMMSIAAWCLQGDFTKRPSMSLVVKALEGLVTVETNLDYDFTSLPEVEDCNQQREDTISLILPSILSGPR from the coding sequence ATGATTGCAGAGCAGAGATTGTATTTTCCTCATGTCCTGTTCATCATTTATCTTCAGTTTTCATTCAGGTTTGCTTCATCCCAGATTTCATGGTACCTAAATGGCAGTTATTTGAATTCTACTGCTGGACTTTCCACTTCATGGACCAATAGGCCTTTTTGGTTTGATGCACAATCCACATATGGATTATCTCTCTTGACACCTATCCTTCTGAGTGGAATTAATGGAAATAAATACCACTTCTGTGGCTTCTACTGCAATAGCCAAAGTGTTGAATGCCTTCTCCGGATCTTCTTTGCATTCCCGGACAGCTCCTCTACTGACAACAAATTCATGGATCCCCAGTTGGTTTGGTCTGCTAATCGAGACCGTCCAGTGAATGCCAATGCAACCTTGCAACTAGGAAAAGATGGCAACTTGGTCTTGGCAGACTCTGATGGCACTTTTGTTTGGTCCACTAATACTACTGGAAAATCTGTTTCTGGCTTAAACATGACAGAAACGGGGAATCTCGTGCTATTTGACAAAGCCAATCGCACAGTTTGGCAGTCGTTCGATCATCCTACAGATTCTTTGCTCCCGGGGCAGAGCTTGGTTTCTGGAAGGAAGCTCATAGCAAGCGTCTCAGCAACCAATTGGAGTCAAAGTTTGCTTTCTTTAACTATTATCAATGGAAGCTGGGCCACTTACATCAAATCTGATCCACCTCAGTTTTACTATGCTTCAAGTAATCCGGATACTAGCACTTATTTCAGTTTTGATGGTCAAACACTTACTGTTCAGCAAAACCCTCCTAAATCACCAGCTCAATTCATGAAGCTTGGGCCTGATGGACATTTATGGGTATACCAATGGGACGAGAATGCATTAGATTGGAAAGTCATATCTGATGTTTTGTTTAATGTACATGCAGAGAACTGTGGGTACCCGATGGTGTGTGGAAGATATGGCATTTGTACAAGTAATGGGAAATGTAGTTGTCCGCCAGAGCGAAATTTCTTCAGGCCATTAGATGAGAGGAAAATAGATGTTGGATGTGTACAGCTGACTTCCATTTACTGCAACTCTTCGCAGTATCATAGTTATGTAGAGCTCAAGAATACCacatatttttcatttgagttcaGTGATTCAGGCATATTATCGTTTGAGGGGAAAAAGTTGGAAGATTGCAAAGGGGCCTGTCTGAGAAACTGTTCCTGCAAAGCTGTTGTCTTCAGATATGATTTGGATGGGGCTACAACTGGGAGCTGTGTATTACTGAATGAGGTCTTTTCTCTCATAGACACCGAGGACGGAATGGACAAGCGAGTGTTTCTTAAGGTGCAGAATTCCTCAAACACTCAGAATCAGTCTCAAACCATTTCTGAAGGAAAAAAATCAAGACCTCACATAGTGATAATAGGATCTACTCTTGCAGCTTTCTTTGGGATAATGTTCAGTATCACAGCTTTCTTTGTTATCTTTAAAAAGAGGACAAAAGATTCCAGAAAGGATGGGGGTTTTCTGGATCTCGAACCAATCTTTCCAGGAATGCTAACTCGGTTCTCTTACAATGAGCTAAGAACAATAACTGAAGATTTCAGCAGAAAGCTCGGGGAAGGAGGATTTGGCTCAGTATATGAAGGAACACTGAGTAATGGCACAAAAATAGCTGTAAAGCGTCTGGATGGTCTAGGTCATGTGATGGAATCATTCTTAACAGAAGTAAACATAGTCGGTGGGATTCACCACGTCAATCTGGTAAAACTCATTGGATTTTGTGCCGAAAAGACCCAAAGACTTCTGATCTATGAACACATGGTAAATGGATCACTAGATAGGTGGATTTatcataaaaatgaagaaaatgggCTTAGATGGCATACAAGGCAAAGGATTATAACAGATATTGCCAAAGGATTAGCTTATCTTCATGACGAATGCAGCCAGAAGATAATTCATTTGGACATCAAACCACAAAATATCCTTCTAGATAAAAATTTCAATGCTAAGATATCTGATTTTGGTCTGTCGAAACTGATCGATAAAGACGAAAGCAAAGTTGTAACTAGGATGAGAGGAACACCAGGGTATTTGGCTCCTGAATGGTTGAGGTCAGTTATCACTGAGAAAGTAGACGTGTATGCATTTGGAATTGTGCTCTTGGAGCTGTTGTGTGGGAGAAAGAATTTGGATCGGTCCCAAGCTGATGAGGATGTCCATTTGCTAAGTGTTTTCGAAAGAAAATCGGAACAACAGCAGCTTATGGATATTGTTGACAAAAACAATGAGGATATGCAGATCCATAAAGAAGCAGTGACAGAAATGATGAGCATTGCTGCGTGGTGTCTACAGGGTGATTTCACCAAGAGGCCTTCCATGTCATTGGTGGTTAAGGCATTGGAAGGTTTGGTGACTGTTGAAACAAACTTGGATTACGATTTCACAAGCCTACCCGAGGTTGAGGATTGCAACCAACAGAGGGAAGACACTATCAGCTTAATATTGCCTTCAATTTTATCCGGTCCAAGGTGA